A window of the Cryptococcus depauperatus CBS 7841 chromosome 5, complete sequence genome harbors these coding sequences:
- a CDS encoding phospholipase B, with the protein MLVQSAGIALGFLAITALAVPPDVSHKELLAERGVGDKSYAPYKVDCPTEWVWVRNATTGMATGERAYIQARERLVKPAVETMMASHGLGKPPRTPVIGVALAGGGYRAMLTGLGGIMGMMNQSKEGSDSGLGGWLEGVTYWAGLSGGSWATGSFMANGGQLPSDLLKNLWNMDSNLVFPKDDKATFYSNLYTETTAKEDQGFPTQITDLWGLAIASHVLPTNYQLSNNPNLTISSLPSVVAAMGNASLPMPIIIAAEREAGELVVAENATVWEFTPYEFGSWAFGSTYKSPGAFTSAEYLGSEVNNGTANGTCWKGFDQLSFVMGTSATLFNSAFLAINGSESGVLSSLVASILGKLGEAQVDISRIPNTFANYNPTENPISSFEYLTLVDAGETNQNVPLEPLLVPVREVDAIIAFDSSFDTETIWPNGTALRTTYERAKILANNENVRVRMPEVPSENGFINGGYNSRPTFFGCNDTTTPLIIYVPHYPWSYAANTSTYQLAYENKEATQVMYNGLRSLTLNGTVETWPTCLACALTDRAFSYTSQNRSSTCQSCFDTWCWAGDDNTTNPGTYSPTVGSVPPWLMNKGLSKGVTDAPGSADSTITTKQNGARIPYINTCAVIMSFALSLLALI; encoded by the exons ATGCTGGTACAATCTGCCGGCATTGCACTCGGGTTCCTCGCTATTACGGCACTCGCAGTACCTCCAGACGTCTCACATAAAGAGCTTTTGGCAGAGAGAGGCGTTGGAGACAAGTCGTACGCACCATACAAGGTGGATTGTCCCACTGAATGGGTCTGGGTCCGAAATGCTACT ACTGGGATGGCTACAGGCGAACGGGCATATATACAAGCTCGGGAACGACTGGTGAAACCGGCTGTCGAGACGATGATGGCATCTCATGGCTTGGGAAAGCCTCCCCGAACGCCTGTCATAGGCGTGGCTTTGGCAGGAGGTGGATACCGGGCCATGCT TACTGGGTTGGGAGGCATCATGGGCATGATGAACCAAAGTAAGGAAGGGTCAGATAGTGGACTCGGTGGCTGGTTGGAAGGGGTAACTTACTGGGCGGGGTTGAGCGGTGGCAGCTGGGCCACGGGGTCCTTCATGGCCAACGGTGGTCAGCTTCCAAGTGACCTTCTCAAGAAT CTCTGGAATATGGATTCCAACCTTGTCTTTCCCAAGGATGACAAAGCTACTTTTTATTCAAATCTGTATACTGAAACAACGGCTAAAGAAGACCAAGGCTTCCCCACCCAGATAACGGATCTTTGGGGATTAGCTATCGCATCGCATGTCTTGCCAACAAATTATCAACTGTCAAATAACCCAAACCTCACCATTTCTAGTCTCCCTTCTGTTGTCGCTGCAATGGGGAATGCCAGTTTGCCAATGCCTATTATTATCGCTGCCGA GCGAGAAGCGGGAGAACTTGTAGTTGCTGAGAATGCTACAGTTTGGGAATTCACCCCTTATGAATTTGGCTCTTGGGCATTTGGCAGCACATACAAGAGCCCCGGCGCCTTTACATCGGCAGAATATCTTGGTAGTGAGGTCAACAATGGGACAGCGAACGGAACTTGCTGGAAAGGTTTTGACCAACTATC TTTTGTCATGGGAACGTCTGCGACATTGTTCAACAGCgcttttcttgccatcaaTGGATCAGAGTCTGGTGTTCTCTCTTCATTGGTGGCGTCTATTCTCGGCAAGTTGGGAGAAGCACAGGTCGACATCTCGCGAATTCCCAATACATTTGCCAACTACAACCCTACGGAAAACCCAATCTCCAGCTTTGAATACCTGACGCTCGTTGACGCGGGCGAAACTAACCAAAACGTGCCCCTTGAGCCCTTGCTCGTCCCTGTCAGAGAAGTGGATGCAATTATCGCTTTTGATTCTTCATTCGACACAGAGACCATCTGGCCTAATGGAACGGCCCTTAGAACCACCTACGAGAGGGCCAAGATTTTAGCAAATAATGAAAACGTCCGAGTGAGAATGCCAGAGGTACCGAGTGAGAATGGTTTCATCAACGGAGGCTATAACTCTAGACCAACCTTTTTTGGATGTAATGATACCACCACCCCCTTGATCATATACGTTCCGCACTATCCTTGGAGTTATGCTGCCAACACATCTACT TATCAACTCGCTTATGAGAACAAAGAGGCTACTCAGGTTATGTACAACGGCCTCCGATCCTTAACGTTGAATGGTACCGTCGAAACTTGGCCCACCTGCCTAGCTTGTGCTCTTACAGACAGAGCCTTTTCCTATACGTCTCAAAACCGCTCTTCCACTTGTCAATCATGCTTTGACACTTGGTGTTGGGCAGGGGATGATAATACTACAAACCCCGGAACTTACAGCCCAACTGTTGGAAGTGTTCCACCTTGGTTGATGAATAAAGGACTTAGTAAAGGTGTAACTGATGCACCCGGAAGTGCAGACAGTACCATCACTACTAAGCAAAACGGCGCCCGGATACCATACATCAATACTTGCGCCGTCATCATGTCATTCGCATTATCGTTGTTAGCTTTGATTTGA
- a CDS encoding serine/threonine-protein kinase SSN3, with amino-acid sequence MSNNTLAVDPMVYYHAKRDRERRGVLKTYKILGFISSGTYGRVYKAVFLAPLTNTTASKSALPSAARAALSIPKDKILSPSLSEENPLLNPEMCMRPGDRPARKGDVFAIKKFKPDKEGDVLTYAGISQSGAREIMLNRELHHRNLVALREVILEDKSIYMVFEFAEHDFLQIIHHHSQTARTPIPPSTLRRLLHQLIMGVHYLHSNFVLHRDLKPANILVTNTGVVKIGDLGLARLWHKPLALQGLYGGDKVVVTIWYRAPELILGAKHYTAAVDMWAVGCIYAELLSLRPIFKGDEAKMDGKKQLPFQRDQMGKICEVLGPVKPEQWPDIVHLPEYRTYLSSGPYSNPNPLPTWYHTRSTSSEGYDLLSKMFEWDPARRVTARESLMHPWFQEEGGVSAKNVFEGSKITYPPRRVTHEDNGDAKMGSLPQSMAGARLPSSSNFRPASGSIQSSRKKAKI; translated from the exons ATGAGCAACAACACTTTGGCGGTGGACCCCATGGTCTATTATCATGCAAAGAGAGatagagagagaagagg AGTTTTGAAAACTTATAAGATCCTCGGATTCATATCATCTG GAACTTATGGACGGGTATACAAGGCCGTTTTCTTGGCTCCGCTCACCAACACGACAGCTTCAAAGAGTGCCCTTCCGAGTGCAGCTCGTGCTGCCTTGTCAATaccaaaagacaagatcCTGtcgccatctttgtctgAGGAGAATCCTCTCCTTAATCCCGAAATGTGTATGCGGCCAGGAGACCGACCAGCTAGAAAAGGAGATGTATTCGCAATAAAAAAGTTCAAACCAGATAAGGAAGGCGACGTGCTTACTTATGCTGGCATAAGTCAAAGTGGAGCCAGAGAAATAATG TTGAACCGAGAGCTCCATCATCGCAATCTAGTTGCCCTTAGAGAAGTCATATTAGAAGACAAATCCATTTACATGGTTTTTGAGTTCGCAGAACATGATTTTCTG CAAATTATACATCACCATTCTCAAACAGCTCGGACTCCTATACCTCCATCCACTCTTCGTCGCCTATTACATCAATTGATAATGGGCGTCCATTACCTTCACTCGAATTTCGTGCTGCATCGTGACCTTAAGCCGGCAAATATCTTAGTAACCAATACAGGTGTTGTCAAGATAGGTGATTTGGGCTTGGCAAGATTGTGGCATAAACCTCTGGCTCTGCAAGGGTTGTATGGAGGCGATAAAGTTGTGGTTACTATCTGGTATCGCGCTCCAGAACTAATACTTGGTGCGAAACATTATACAGCTGCCGTTG ATATGTGGGCTGTTGGCTGTATCTATGCAGAACTTTTGTCTCTACGTCCTATTTTCAAGGGCGATGAAGCCAAAATGGACGGCAAAAAGCagcttccttttcaacgAGACCAGATGGGCAAGATATGTGAGGTGCTGGGACCCGTTAAAC CGGAACAATGGCCCGACATCGTCCATCTTCCCGAATATCGCACATATCTATCCTCTGGCCCTTACTCTAATCCCAACCCTTTACCAACATGGTATCATACGAGATCAACTTCTTCCGAAGGTTATGACTTGTTGTCAAAAATGTTTGAATGGGACCCAGCTAGGAGAGTTACTGCAAGAGAATCGTTGATGCATCCATGGtttcaagaagagggagGTGTTTCAGCGAA AAATGTTTTTGAAGGGAGCAAAATAACATATCCCCCTAGAAGAGTGACACATGAGGACAATGGAGATGCGAAAATGGGGTC ACTTCCGCAATCAATGGCAGGAGCAAGATTGCCTTCCAGCAGCAATTTCAGGCCTGCAAGCGGTAGTATACAATCCTCgagaaaaaaagccaaaatttAA